A region from the Microbacterium lacus genome encodes:
- a CDS encoding DUF3097 domain-containing protein — MDDRYPADVLAGDWRASRRRVVPRIAATHDLVVEVAADGFCGAVVGVASGLVELEDRGGRRRLFPLGPGFLIDGADVVLDPPVRATQQAPRRTASGSYAAPESRARVARASRILVEGKHDAELVEKVWGDDLRAEGVVVEFLQGVDLLESALRAEPPSAERRYGVLVDHLVPGSKESRIADAIARGPHGAHVLIVGHPHVDVWQCVTPRAMGIDAWPAVPRGVDIKVGTCRALGWPSETPADLARAWQRILGRVSSYRDLDPALLGRVEELIDFVTA, encoded by the coding sequence ATGGACGATCGCTATCCCGCCGATGTGCTGGCCGGCGACTGGCGGGCGAGCCGTCGGCGCGTCGTCCCGAGGATCGCGGCCACGCACGACCTGGTCGTCGAGGTCGCGGCGGACGGCTTCTGCGGCGCGGTCGTCGGGGTCGCCTCGGGCCTGGTCGAACTCGAGGATCGCGGCGGTCGCCGCCGGCTCTTCCCGCTCGGCCCGGGCTTCCTCATCGACGGAGCCGATGTCGTGCTCGACCCGCCGGTGCGTGCGACCCAGCAGGCGCCCCGCCGGACGGCATCCGGATCGTACGCCGCCCCCGAGTCCCGCGCCCGCGTCGCGCGGGCGAGCCGCATCCTGGTGGAGGGCAAGCACGACGCGGAGCTCGTGGAGAAGGTGTGGGGCGATGACCTGCGCGCCGAGGGCGTCGTGGTCGAGTTCCTTCAGGGAGTCGACCTCCTCGAGTCCGCACTGCGCGCCGAGCCGCCCAGCGCGGAGCGCCGGTACGGCGTGCTCGTGGACCACTTGGTGCCGGGGTCCAAGGAATCCCGCATCGCGGACGCGATCGCACGCGGGCCGCACGGCGCTCACGTCCTGATCGTGGGTCATCCGCACGTCGACGTGTGGCAGTGCGTCACCCCGCGCGCGATGGGCATCGACGCGTGGCCGGCGGTGCCGCGCGGCGTCGACATCAAAGTCGGCACCTGCCGCGCGCTCGGCTGGCCGAGTGAGACACCGGCGGATCTCGCCCGCGCGTGGCAGCGCATCCTCGGGCGGGTCTCGAGCTACCGTGACCTGGACCCTGCGCTCCTCGGCCGTGTCGAGGAACTCATCGACTTCGTGACGGCCTGA
- the trmB gene encoding tRNA (guanosine(46)-N7)-methyltransferase TrmB has translation MTDGQERAWADLAPRYVLEAPRDEAATSVRPGAVISPRDVWGRDAALIVEVGSGQGHAIIHAASSRPEDDFLAVEVFTAGLARTMLNAEQAGIENLRLVEANAPEVLAHLLPAASVTELWVFFPDPWHKNKHNKRRLVTAEFASVAAATALRDGGVLRLATDWEQYARQMRDVLDAAPEFTRGFEGGWADRFDGRILTAFERKGARAGREIRDLVYVRRPRT, from the coding sequence ATGACCGACGGTCAGGAGCGGGCCTGGGCCGACCTCGCGCCGCGCTACGTCCTGGAGGCGCCGCGCGACGAAGCGGCCACGAGCGTGCGGCCCGGCGCCGTGATCTCGCCGCGCGACGTGTGGGGGCGGGATGCCGCGCTCATCGTCGAGGTCGGCTCGGGGCAGGGACATGCGATCATCCATGCGGCGTCTTCGCGGCCGGAGGACGACTTCCTCGCGGTCGAGGTCTTCACCGCCGGGCTCGCGCGCACGATGCTGAACGCCGAGCAGGCGGGCATCGAGAACCTCCGGCTCGTGGAGGCCAACGCGCCCGAAGTGCTCGCCCACCTGCTGCCCGCGGCGTCGGTGACCGAGCTGTGGGTGTTCTTCCCCGACCCGTGGCACAAGAACAAGCACAACAAGCGCCGCCTGGTCACGGCCGAGTTCGCGTCGGTCGCCGCCGCCACCGCGCTCCGCGACGGGGGAGTTCTGCGCCTCGCGACCGACTGGGAGCAGTACGCGCGACAGATGCGGGACGTCCTGGATGCCGCGCCGGAGTTCACGCGCGGGTTCGAGGGCGGCTGGGCCGATCGGTTCGACGGTCGCATCCTCACGGCGTTCGAGCGGAAGGGCGCCCGCGCCGGTCGTGAGATCCGCGACCTCGTCTACGTGCGGCGGCCACGGACGTGA